A genomic region of Zalophus californianus isolate mZalCal1 chromosome 1, mZalCal1.pri.v2, whole genome shotgun sequence contains the following coding sequences:
- the LOC118356733 gene encoding olfactory receptor 7G1-like: protein MGPRNKTGVSEFLLMEVTEDPELKPLLFILFLFIYLVTILGNLLIILAVSSDSHLHTPMYFFLSNLSFTDICLSTTTIPKMLVNIQAQNQSITYTGCLTQIYFVLVFASLESFLLAVMAYDRYVAICHPLRYTVIMNSHLCGLLILLSLCINIVDALMHSLMVLQLTFCTDLEIPLFFCEVVQVIKIACSDTLINNILIYFATSIFGGIPLCGIIFSYTQIVSSVLRMPSAGGKYKAFSTCGSHLSVMSLFYGTGLGVYISSALTNSSRNTAVVSVMYTVVPQMMNPFIYSLRNRDMKGALKKLTSRTPSLL, encoded by the coding sequence ATGGGACccagaaacaaaacaggggtTTCAGAATTCCTTCTTATGGAAGTGACAGAGGATCCAGAACTGAAGCCccttctctttattctgtttctattCATATACCTGGTCACCATCCTGGGAAACTTGCTCATCATCCTGGCTGTCAGCTCCGActcccacctccacacccccatgtacttcttcctctccaacctgtcCTTTACTGACATCTGTTTAAGCACAACCACCATCCCAAAGATGCTGGTGAACATCCAAGCACAGAATCAGAGCATCACTTATACAGGCTGCCTCACACAGATCTACTTTGTCCTGGTTTTTGCTAGTTTGGAAAGTTTTCTTCTTGCAGTAATGGCTTAtgaccgctatgtggccatctgtcATCCACTGAGGTACACCGTCATCATGAACTCCCACCTCTGTGGCCTTCTGATTCTACTCTCCTTGTGCATTAACATTGTGGATGCCCTGATGCACAGTCTGATGGTGTTGCAACTGACCTTCTGCACAGACCTTGaaatccctctcttcttctgtgaAGTTGTTCAGGTCATCAAGATTGCATGTTCTGACACCCTCATCAATAACATCCTGATATATTTTGCAACTAGCATATTTGGCGGTATTCCTCTGTGTGGAATCATTTTCTCTTATACTCAGATAGTATCCTCTGTTTTGAGAATGCCATCAGCAGGTGGGAAGTATAAAGCTTTTTCCACCTGTGGGTCTCACCTGTCAGTTATGTCTTTGTTCTATGGGACAGGTTTGGGGGTATACATAAGTTCTGCTCTTACTAACTCTTCCAGAAACACTGCAGTGGTTTCAGTGATGTACACTGTTGTCCCTCAAATGATGAACCCTTTCATCTACAGCTTGAGGAACAGGGACATGAAGGGAGCCTTGAAGAAACTTACCAGTAGGACACCTTCTCTTCTATGA
- the LOC113916539 gene encoding olfactory receptor 7G1-like: MGPRNKTGVSEFLLMEVTEDPELKPLLFILFLFIYLVTILGNLLIILAVSSDSHLHTPMYFFLSNLSFTDICLSTTTIPKMLVNIQAQNQSITYTGCLTQIYFVLVFASLESFLLAVMAYDRYVAICHPLRYTVIMNSHLCGLLILLSLCINIVDALMHSLMVLQLTFCTDLEIPLFFCEVVQVIKIACSDTLINNILIYFATSIFGGIPLCGIIFSYTQIVSSVLRMPSAGGKYKAFSTCGSHLSVVSLFYGTGLGVYISSALTNSSRNTAVVSMMYTVVPQMMNPFIYSLRNRDMKGALRKLMSKISLFFQECVV, translated from the coding sequence ATGGGACccagaaacaaaacaggggtTTCAGAATTCCTTCTTATGGAAGTGACAGAGGATCCAGAACTGAAGCCccttctctttattctgtttctattCATATACCTGGTCACCATCCTGGGAAACTTGCTCATCATCCTGGCTGTCAGCTCCGActcccacctccacacccccatgtacttcttcctctccaacctgtcCTTTACTGACATCTGTTTAAGCACAACCACCATCCCAAAGATGCTGGTGAACATCCAAGCACAGAATCAGAGCATCACTTATACAGGCTGCCTCACACAGATCTACTTTGTCCTGGTTTTTGCTAGTTTGGAAAGTTTTCTTCTTGCAGTAATGGCTTAtgaccgctatgtggccatctgtcATCCACTGAGGTACACTGTCATCATGAACTCCCACCTCTGTGGCCTTCTGATTCTACTCTCCTTGTGCATTAACATTGTGGATGCCCTGATGCACAGTCTGATGGTGTTGCAACTGACCTTCTGCACAGACCTTGaaatccctctcttcttctgtgaAGTTGTTCAGGTCATCAAGATTGCATGTTCTGACACCCTCATCAATAACATCCTGATATATTTTGCAACTAGCATATTTGGCGGTATTCCTCTGTGTGGAATCATTTTCTCTTATACTCAGATAGTATCCTCTGTTTTGAGAATGCCATCAGCAGGTGGGAAGTATAAAGCTTTTTCCACCTGTGGGTCTCACCTGTCAGTTGTGTCTTTGTTCTATGGGACAGGTTTGGGGGTATACATAAGTTCTGCTCTTACTAACTCTTCCAGAAACACTGCAGTGGTTTCAATGATGTACACTGTTGTCCCTCAAATGATGAACCCCTTCATCTACAGCCTGAGGAACAGGGACATGAAGGGAGCCTTGAGGAAACTCATGAGTAAGATATCATTGTTTtttcaggagtgtgttgtttaa